The following are encoded in a window of Dioscorea cayenensis subsp. rotundata cultivar TDr96_F1 chromosome 16, TDr96_F1_v2_PseudoChromosome.rev07_lg8_w22 25.fasta, whole genome shotgun sequence genomic DNA:
- the LOC120279541 gene encoding receptor-like protein EIX2: MLTGTIPPQLGNLTYLHLIDVSNNHLSGAIPHSFGNFSAMKTNLGRGWSGIYDYVNNIDINMKGREFQLEGRIPSLFICIDLSNNILSGEIPEELAHLSFLQSLNLSRNQLLGQLSEKVGELRWLEVLDLSVNNLSGAIPQTMTNLTSLNHLNLSYNNFYGEIPHGGQLQVLPDPSIYSGNPGLCGFPLDKKCEITAPAQPPSLPNNEGENNLETIWFYLSMPLGFMFGFWAIFGALILKESWRYAYFRFIDHIYNKIYVIVAVNLKTMKRKCGLASE; this comes from the coding sequence ATGCTTACTGGAACTATTCCTCCACAATTGGGAAACCTCACATATCTTCATCTTATTGATGTTTCAAATAACCATCTATCAGGTGCCATACCACATAGTTTTGGCAACTTCAGTGCCATGAAAACTAATCTTGGAAGAGGTTGGTCAGGCATATATGATTATGTGAACAATATTGACATAAATATGAAAGGAAGAGAATTTCAGTTGGAAGGGAGAATACcatcattatttatttgcattgacctctcaaataatatattatcagGAGAGATACCCGAAGAGCTAGCGCACCTTTCATTTCTGCAGAGCTTGAATTTATCCAGAAATCAATTATTAGGACAACTTTCAGAAAAAGTTGGAGAGCTTAGGTGGTTGGAAGTTCTTGATTTATCAGTGAATAATCTTTCAGGGGCTATTCCTCAAACAATGACCAACTTAACTTCATTGAATCATCTGAATTTATCATACAACAATTTCTATggtgaaattccacacggtggGCAATTGCAAGTGCTTCCAGATCCATCTATTTATTCTGGCAACCCAGGTCTATGTGGTTTTCCATTAGATAAAAAGTGTGAGATTACAGCACCAGCACAACCACCCTCGTTGCCAAACAATGAAGGTGAAAACAACTTGGAGACCATATGGTTTTATTTGAGCATGCCACTGGGATTCATGTTTGGGTTTTGGGCAATTTTTGGTGCATTGATACTGAAAGAGAGCTGGAGGTATGCTTATTTTCGATTTATTGATCATATTTATAATAAGATCTATGTTATTGTTGCTGTGAATCTAAAAACAATGAAGAGAAAATGCGGCCTTGCTAGTGAATAG
- the LOC120278531 gene encoding uncharacterized protein LOC120278531, with translation MAISVNKTLPDLSKLEPLDGTNYKRWSQKLLIFFEQLEIDYVLFSDSLFIETDTNGTSSDPLATPITTPPIVQTKQVDEESKKKYEKDNKTVRGHLLNHMSNPLFDLFVTQKSAKEIWNLLEKKYGADDAGKRKYVVGKWLQFQMIDDKPIMEQVHIYENLAADVLNEGMKMCEILQANVLLEKFPPSWSDYRNQLKHKKKDLTLQELISHMRTEEANRLKDKQISSLVNIPKANLVVANEYSAKETFKHGPKKGHYQGNRKNARTRINKGGNKIEKEKDKVAVLYISLQRGIRFYDFEEAQDGECVYMGNQSKFSVGAFIEQGGSKIVLEADRVVLTKNGEFVGKGYLNEGLFVLNIANGNSSSSAYIVESVNLWHGRLGHVNIASIKRLKNLNLIPAVNVNEFSKCSVCVEAKFAKKPFKSVENRNSKLLELIHTDLADFKNTISKGGKKYYVTFIDDFSRYTKVYLLRSKDEAGEMFLKYKTEVENQLDRKIKRVRSDRGGEYNTDYLKEFCEKNGIIHELTAPYTPQQNGIAERKKIELLKNMLNAMLISSSLADNMWGGSSFRLVIFLCGFLIKGWKKPLMNYGKMLHFPNLSDAKFFESEFPLKKSNTNIDYVSLNDTSMPLSLPSSSFDNEYVDNLRCSKKAKEPKKFLS, from the exons ATGGCTATTTCAGTAAACAAGACCCTACCTGATTTGTCGAAGCTGGAACCATTAGATGGAACTAACTATAAGCGTTGGTCCCAaaaattgttgattttctttgaaCAGCTTGAGATTGATTATGTATTGTTTTCTGATTCCCTTTTCATTGAAACTGATACCAATGGAACCTCCTCAGACCCCCTTGCTACACCAATCACTACTCCTCCTATTGTTCAAACTAAGCAAGTGGATGAggaatcaaagaaaaaatatgaaaaagacaACAAGACTGTTAGAGGACACCTACTAAACCACATGTCTAACCCTCTTTTTGATCTGTTTGTCACTCAAAAATCTGCCAAAGAGATTTGGAACCTGTTGGAAAAGAAATATGGTGCTGATGATGCAGGAAAAAGGAAGTACGTTGTGGGTAAATGGCTGCAATTTCAAATGATCGATGACAAACCAATTATGGAGCAAGTGCACATATATGAGAACTTGGCTGCAGATGTCCTCAATGAAGGGATGAAGATGTGTGAAATCCTGCAAGCAAATGTCCTTCTCGAAAAATTTCCACCTTCCTGGAGTGATTATAGGAACCAGCTCAAACATAAGAAAAAGGATCTTACATTGCAAGAACTTATTAGCCATATGAGGACTGAAGAAGCTAATCGCCTCAAAGATAAGCAAATCTCTTCTCTTGTTAATATTCCTAAAGCTAATCTTGTTGTTGCTAATGAATATTCAGCTAAAGAAACATTCAAGCATGGTCCTAAGAAAGGTCATTATCAAGGGAATCGCAAAAATGCGAGAACCCGGATCAACAAAGGTGGGAAcaagattgaaaaagaaaaagacaaagttGCAGTGCTAT ACATTTCGCTTCAGCGAGGGATCCGTTTCTATGACTTTGAAGAGGCTCAGGATGGAGAATGTGTCTACATGGGCAACCAAAGT AAATTTAGTGTCGGTGCTTTTATTGAACAAGGTGGCTCGAAAATTGTGTTGGAAGCTGACAGAGTAGTTTTGACAAAAAATGGAGAATTCGTGGGGAAGGGATATCTGAATGAGGGTCTCTTTGTATTGAACATTGCTAATGGTAATTCTTCCTCTTCTGCTTATATTGTTGAATCTGTTAATTTATGGCATGGTagacttgggcatgtgaacatAGCTTCTATTAAAAGACTTAAAAATCTAAACTTGATTCCTGCTGTGAATGTGAATGAGTTTTCAAAATGCTCTGTTTGTGTAGAAGCTAAATTTGCCAAGAAACCTTTTAAATCTGTTGAAAATAGGAATTCTAAATTATTAGAATTGATCCATACAGATTTGGCTGATTTCAAGAACACAATTAGCAAGGGaggtaaaaaatattatgtgacTTTTATAGATGACTTTTCTAGATATACCAAAGTTTATCTCCTAAGGTCAAAGGATGAGGCTGGTGAGATGTTCTTGAAATATAAAACAGAAGTGGAAAATCAATTGGataggaaaataaaaagagttagATCCGATAGAGGAGGGGAATATAATACTGATTACCTTAAGGAATTCTGTGAAAAGAATGGGATTATACATGAACTTACTGCCCCCTATACACCCCAACAAAATGGCATAGCtgagaggaaaaaaatagaactcttaaaaaatatgttgaatGCTATGCTTATAAGTTCGAGTCTAGCGGATAATATGTGGGGAGGCAGTTCTTTTCGACTTGTTATATTCTTATGTGGGTTCCTCATAAAAGGTTGGAAAAAACCCCTTATGAATTATGGAAAG ATGCTCCATTTCCCGAATCTCAGTGATGCGAAATTTTTTGAAAGTGAGTTTCCTTTGAAGAAATCCAATACTAACATTGATTACGTGTCTTTGAATGATACTAGTATGCCTCTGTCTTTGCCTAGTTCTTCCTTTGATAATGAGTATGTTGATAATCTTAGATGTAGTAAAAAGGCAAAAGAACCGAAAAAGTTTTTGAGctga
- the LOC120278533 gene encoding glutathione S-transferase T1-like codes for MKLKVYTDRMSQPSRAIIIFCKMNRIDFEEVRIDLSKAQQRREILFVDCAVLFAEINPMRQVPAIVDGRFKLFESHAILRYLVCTFPGVPDHWYPADVSNRARIEAILDWHHSNLRRGSASLVFNSVLAPKFGLPLNLEAAKEAEKILDSSISKIEGIWLKGKLRSSCWEIFQPSIADPQPSLCEIMQLELLDKKDRERILNPHKKILQWIENVKVATNPHFEEVHAVLYKVRAKLHSNPSSISGESIKSGPKVKLSPKL; via the exons atgaaGCTGAAGGTGTACACCGATCGGATGTCGCAGCCATCGCGTGCGATCATAATATTTTGCAa GATGAACCGGATTGATTTCGAGGAGGTGAGGATTGATCTTAGCAAGGCCCAGCAACGAA GGGAAATATTGTTTGTTGATTGTGCTGTGCTTTTTGCAGAAATAAATCCGATGAGACAAGTTCCGGCTATTGTTGATGGAAGGTTTAAGCTGTTTGAGAG TCATGCAATTCTGAGGTACCTGGTTTGTACATTCCCAGGAGTTCCGGACCACTG GTATCCTGCCGATGTTTCTAACAGAGCCAGAATTGAGGCAATCTTGGATTGGCATCATTCAAACCTACGGCGTGGTTCAG CCTCCCTTGTTTTTAACAGTGTATTGGCACCAAAATTTGGTCTTCCATTAAATCTGGAAGCAGCAAAGGAAGCAGAGAAAATTCTGGACTCATCTATCTCAAAAATCGAAGGCATTTGGCTTAAAGGGAAACTTCGAAGTTCTTGTTGGGAAATTTTTCAACCCTCTATTGCAGACCCTCAGCCCTCGCTTTGTGAGATAATGCAATTGGAG CTTTTGGACAAAAAGGATCGGGAGAGAATATTAAATCCACATAAAAAGATCCTACAATGGATCGAAAATGTTAAAGTTGCAACGAATCCTCATTTTGAAGAAGTACATGCAGTATTGTACAAAGTCAGAGCGAAATTACACAGTAATCCATCATCAATTAGTGGTGAGTCTATAAAGTCTGGCCCAAAAGTTAAACTGTCACCAAAGCTTTGA
- the LOC120278534 gene encoding proline dehydrogenase 2, mitochondrial-like, translated as QVSFACVKITAICPITLLERVSDLLRWEQKKKTTDLPWKSHSLPILSPSSPLYHTPSSPPPLSETEEQDLRLAEERLTTLSQRCSDFNVPLLIDAEYTSVQPAIDYLTYSAMLRFNHNDRPIVYGTIQAYLRDAKERLMLAVEAAEKERISIGFKLVRGAYLTKETELASSLGAASPIHSSIEKTHACYNDCTSFMLGKVVSGSGSVVLATHNFNSGKFAAAKAEELGIDKGDQKLQFAQLKGMAEALSIGLSNAGFQVSKYLPFGPVDQVIPYLLRRAEENRGFLSASTLDRQLMRKEIKRRIKTMLSGRG; from the exons CAGGTGAGCTTTGCATGTGTCAAGATTACAGCAATATGCCCAATAACATTGCTTGAAAGAGTGAGTGATTTACTAAGATGggagcagaagaagaaaacaacagACCTCCCATGGAAGTCACACTCTCTTCCAATCCTCTCACCTTCCAGCCCTCTCTACCACACCCCTTCCTCTCCTCCACCTTTATCAGAAACCGAAGAACAAGACCTCCGGCTTGCCGAAGAAAGACTAACCACCCTCTCCCAGAGATGCAGTGACTTCAATGTCCCTCTACTCATTGATGCAGAGTACACCTCAGTGCAACCAGCTATTGACTACTTAACATACTCAGCAATGCTCAGGTTCAACCACAATGACCGGCCTATCGTTTACGGTACAATTCAGGCCTACTTAAGGGATGCCAAAGAGAGGTTGATGCTTGCAGTGGAGGCTGCTGAGAAGGAGAGAATTTCTATAGGTTTCAAGTTGGTCAGAGGTGCTTacttaacaaaagaaacagaaCTTGCTTCATCATTAGGTGCAGCTTCACCCATTCACAGCAGTATAGAAAAAACACATGCATGTTACAATGACTGCACCTCCTTCATGCTTGGAAAGGTTGTCAGTGGGTCTGGTTCTGTTGTGCTTGCCACACATAATTTTAACTCAG GAAAATTTGCAGCAGCAAAAGCTGAAGAATTGGGGATTGATAAAGGAGATCAGAAACTGCAATTTGCACAGCTGAAAGGAATGGCTGAAGCACTGTCAATAGGATTGAGTAATGCTGGTTTCCAAGTTAGTAAGTACTTGCCTTTTGGACCTGTGGATCAAGTCATCCCTTACCTTCTCCGCAGGGCTGAGGAGAACAGAGGTTTCCTCTCTGCTTCCACTTTGGACAGGCAACTCATGAG gaaagagataaagagaagaataaaGACAATGCTTTCAGGAAGGGGATGA